In Streptomyces sp. NBC_00433, a single genomic region encodes these proteins:
- a CDS encoding chorismate mutase codes for MSDQPTAEHTLVGDEQALQRLRELRGSIDNLDAALVHLLAERFKCTQQVGELKAAHDLPPADPAREADQIARLRRLAEDARLDPAFAEKFLNFIIDEVVRHHRAIAARPQPGSGNRR; via the coding sequence ATGAGCGACCAGCCGACCGCCGAGCACACCCTGGTGGGTGACGAGCAGGCACTCCAGCGCCTGAGGGAACTGCGCGGCAGTATCGACAACCTGGACGCCGCCCTGGTGCACCTGCTGGCCGAGCGCTTCAAGTGCACCCAGCAGGTCGGCGAGCTGAAGGCCGCCCATGACCTGCCCCCCGCCGACCCGGCCCGCGAGGCCGACCAGATCGCCCGGCTGCGCCGCCTCGCCGAGGACGCCAGGCTCGACCCGGCCTTCGCCGAGAAGTTCCTGAACTTCATCATCGACGAGGTCGTCCGCCACCACCGGGCGATCGCCGCACGCCCCCAGCCGGGCAGCGGGAATCGCAGGTGA
- a CDS encoding PfkB family carbohydrate kinase produces MSGTGRGLLVVGDVVTDVVARHAEPLAANTDTAARIAVLPGGAGANVACWAAHRGAPGVRLLARVGADSADWHRAALAAAGVEPVLRVDGERPTAVVVALVDAAAERTLVTDSGAAFLLGPADWDEALLDGVGHLHLSGYLFFCEPGRELAAVATRAARTRGLPVSVDPASAGFLRGLGVPRFLGLVSDADLLLPNADEAALLSGSDEPAAAAAELSREGATVVVTLGAAGALAADRGRVTARAPAAPATAVDTTGAGDAFTGGLLAARLAGADLPAALAAACQAGAEAVAVVGGRPS; encoded by the coding sequence GTGAGCGGGACGGGCCGCGGGCTGCTGGTGGTCGGCGACGTGGTCACGGATGTGGTGGCCCGGCATGCGGAGCCGCTGGCCGCGAACACCGACACCGCCGCCCGTATCGCGGTGCTGCCCGGCGGCGCGGGCGCCAACGTGGCCTGCTGGGCGGCGCATCGGGGTGCGCCCGGGGTGCGGCTGCTGGCCAGGGTGGGTGCGGACTCCGCGGACTGGCACCGCGCGGCCCTGGCGGCGGCGGGCGTGGAGCCGGTGCTGCGGGTCGACGGTGAGCGGCCCACGGCGGTGGTGGTCGCCCTGGTCGACGCGGCGGCGGAACGCACCCTGGTCACCGACAGCGGCGCGGCTTTCCTGCTCGGACCGGCCGACTGGGACGAGGCGCTGCTCGACGGTGTCGGCCATCTCCACCTGTCGGGCTATCTGTTCTTCTGCGAACCGGGCCGCGAACTGGCCGCCGTGGCCACCAGGGCCGCCCGCACCCGGGGCCTGCCGGTGAGCGTCGACCCGGCGTCGGCGGGCTTCCTGCGCGGCCTCGGGGTGCCGCGCTTCCTCGGCCTGGTCTCGGACGCGGACCTGCTGCTGCCCAACGCGGACGAGGCCGCGCTGCTGTCCGGCTCGGACGAACCCGCCGCGGCCGCCGCCGAGTTGAGCCGTGAGGGCGCGACCGTGGTGGTGACGCTGGGCGCGGCGGGGGCCCTGGCCGCCGACCGCGGGCGTGTCACCGCCCGCGCACCGGCCGCTCCGGCCACCGCGGTCGACACCACCGGCGCGGGCGACGCCTTCACGGGCGGCCTGCTCGCGGCCCGCCTGGCGGGCGCTGACCTCCCGGCCGCGCTGGCCGCCGCCTGCCAGGCGGGCGCCGAGGCCGTCGCGGTGGTCGGCGGCCGCCCGTCCTGA
- the fdhD gene encoding formate dehydrogenase accessory sulfurtransferase FdhD, with protein sequence MGRVTERRRVLRIRGGAVDHRADTLVAEEPLEIRLNGRPLAITMRTPGDDFALATGFLVSEGVLAAADEVANVVYCAGATADGANTYNVVDVTLARGVPVPDISLERNVYTSSSCGLCGKASLDAVRTATRLPIAGTGLPRLTPGLLAALPERLREGQAVFERTGGLHAAALFTAGGELLDLKEDVGRHNAVDKLVGRALREGLLPLADRVLMVSGRASFELVQKAVMAGIPVLAAVSAPSSLAVDLARESGLTLVGFLRGDSMNVYAGEDRIALASDRAH encoded by the coding sequence ATGGGACGGGTCACCGAGAGGCGCCGGGTGCTGCGGATCCGCGGCGGGGCTGTCGACCACCGGGCCGACACCCTGGTCGCCGAGGAGCCGCTGGAGATCCGGCTGAACGGCCGCCCGCTGGCGATCACCATGCGGACGCCGGGTGACGATTTCGCGCTGGCCACGGGTTTCCTGGTCAGCGAGGGAGTGCTCGCCGCGGCGGACGAGGTCGCGAACGTCGTCTACTGCGCCGGTGCGACGGCGGACGGCGCGAACACGTACAACGTGGTGGACGTGACGCTCGCCCGCGGGGTGCCGGTGCCGGACATCAGCCTGGAGCGCAACGTCTACACCTCCTCCTCGTGCGGGTTGTGCGGCAAGGCCAGCCTTGACGCGGTCCGCACCGCGACCCGGCTGCCGATCGCCGGGACCGGGCTGCCGCGGCTGACTCCCGGGCTGCTGGCGGCACTTCCGGAGCGGCTGCGGGAGGGGCAGGCGGTCTTCGAGCGGACCGGCGGGCTGCACGCGGCCGCGCTCTTCACCGCCGGCGGCGAACTGCTCGACCTCAAGGAGGACGTCGGGCGGCACAACGCGGTGGACAAGCTGGTGGGGCGGGCACTGCGGGAGGGGCTGCTGCCGCTGGCGGACCGGGTGCTGATGGTGTCGGGCCGGGCGTCCTTCGAGCTGGTGCAGAAGGCGGTGATGGCGGGCATCCCGGTGCTGGCCGCGGTCTCGGCTCCGTCGTCGCTGGCGGTGGACCTGGCCAGGGAGAGCGGGCTGACGCTGGTCGGCTTCCTGCGCGGCGACTCCATGAACGTCTACGCGGGCGAGGACCGCATCGCGCTGGCGTCCGACCGGGCACACTGA
- a CDS encoding LysR substrate-binding domain-containing protein, with translation MFEPVQLRTFLAVAQTLSFTQAAHRLGLRQSTVSQHVRRLEEAAGCRLFLRDTHGVELTEDGEAMLGFARPILEANERAAAFFAGTRLRGPLRFGVSEDFVPTRLPEILAAFRRDHPEVDLELTVELSGTLHQRLDEGGLDLCLAKRHGPEGPGRLVWRDKLVWIGGERLRLDPRHPVPLIAFPPPGITRARVLDVLERHGRAWRVAGTSGSLSGLVAAVRAGLGVMAHAQGLIPAGLVRVPARACGLPDLGGVDFVLLHGRRDSRAQEAADALADAVLAGGDLLHRPLP, from the coding sequence ATGTTCGAGCCGGTCCAGTTGCGTACGTTCCTTGCCGTCGCGCAGACGCTGAGCTTCACGCAGGCGGCGCACCGGCTGGGGCTGCGGCAGTCCACGGTCAGCCAGCACGTGCGGCGGCTGGAGGAGGCCGCGGGCTGCCGGCTCTTCCTGCGGGACACCCACGGGGTGGAGCTGACCGAGGACGGCGAGGCGATGCTCGGCTTCGCCCGCCCGATCCTGGAGGCCAACGAGCGGGCGGCGGCCTTCTTCGCCGGCACCCGGCTGCGCGGGCCGCTGCGGTTCGGGGTGTCGGAGGACTTCGTGCCGACCCGGCTGCCGGAGATCCTGGCGGCCTTCCGGCGCGACCACCCCGAGGTGGATCTCGAACTGACCGTCGAGCTGTCCGGCACCCTGCACCAGCGGCTCGACGAGGGCGGGCTCGACCTGTGCCTGGCCAAACGGCACGGCCCCGAGGGCCCGGGACGGCTGGTGTGGCGGGACAAGCTGGTGTGGATCGGCGGCGAACGGCTGCGGCTGGACCCGCGGCACCCGGTGCCGCTGATCGCCTTCCCGCCGCCGGGGATCACCCGGGCCAGGGTGCTCGACGTGCTGGAGCGGCACGGCAGGGCGTGGCGGGTGGCCGGCACCAGCGGGTCGCTGAGCGGCCTGGTCGCGGCGGTCAGGGCGGGGCTCGGGGTGATGGCGCACGCGCAAGGGCTGATTCCGGCCGGTCTGGTACGGGTCCCGGCGCGGGCCTGCGGGCTGCCGGACCTCGGCGGGGTGGATTTCGTGCTGCTGCACGGCCGGCGGGACTCCCGCGCGCAGGAGGCGGCGGACGCGCTGGCCGATGCCGTCCTGGCGGGCGGCGACCTGCTGCACCGGCCGCTGCCGTGA